From Caloenas nicobarica isolate bCalNic1 chromosome 18, bCalNic1.hap1, whole genome shotgun sequence, a single genomic window includes:
- the UTP18 gene encoding U3 small nucleolar RNA-associated protein 18 homolog yields MGVVAEAPRMGPAAAGATPKKKTKKITKKITKKTTKKITKKTMKQITKKTMKQLQPRAEAAAAQQAAEESARRARHLSALSRPSGPERELEELVFGDSLNVEEDELLQRLAGPQRREAAERSLRRDSSDSEVENEAKGELLPKKPAWVDEDDEAEENVDMTHKYRKDFMKSDAEKVLTKKKLKRRLEEQFQQAMGGVPAWADLENRKKSKGPASDGESDEDNDLLCRTGNFISNSESLPRGILKMSTCLPANQERFANGKLVTVQFHPSAQVVMTAGHDRSVSLFQVDGIRNPKIQSIYLESFPIYKACFSVDGEQVIATGTHHKMFFVYDMMSGSIIPIEKVRGVEERFLKNFEVSPDGSFMLLTGTSGYLHLLSMKTKELISTMKVNGRCTASAFTPDSSKIYSYSKEGEVFIWDVRSRKCLHKFEDEGSLEGKCIAVSKNNQYVACGSASGVVNLYTTDVCLKENRPKPVKAIMNLVTSATCVTFNPTTEILAVASREADEAVKLVHIPSYTVFSNFPVFRRKQIYLAQSMDFSPRSGFFSVANNKGKALLFRLKHYSDF; encoded by the exons ATGGGGGTCGTGGCGGAGGCGCCTCGGATGGGCCCGGCAGCGGCCGGAGCGACGCCGAAGAAGAAAACGAAGAAAATAACGAAGAAAATAACGAAGAAAACAACGAAGAAAATAACGAAGAAAACTATGAAGCAAATAACGAAGAAAACTATGAAGCAGCTCCAGCCgcgggcggaggcggcggcggctcaGCAGGCGGCGGAGGAGTCGGCCCGGCGCGCCCGGCACCTCAGCGCCCTGTCCCGCCCGTCGGGTCCGGagcgggagctggaggagctggtgtTCGGGGACAGCCTCAACGTGGAGGAGGACGAGCTGCTGCAGCGCCTGGCCGGCCCCCAGCGG CGTGAGGCTGCAGAGAGAAGTCTGCGGAGAGACTCCAGCGATTCGGAAgtagaaaatgaagcaaaaggtgAATTGCTACCTAAAAAACCAGCCTGGGtggatgaagatgatgaagctGAGGAAAA tGTTGATATGACCCATAAGTATAGGAAAGATTTCATGAAAAGTGATGCTGAGAAGGTACTTActaagaaaaagctaaaaagacGACTTGAAGAACA GTTTCAGCAAGCTATGGGAGGAGTTCCTGCCTGGGCTGATttagaaaacaggaagaaatccAAAGGGCCTGCAAGTGATG gtGAGAGTGATGAAGATAATGATCTGCTGTGCAGGACTGGCAACTTTATATCGAACTCAGAGTCCCTGCCAAGAGGTATTCTGAAG ATGAGCACCTGCTTACCTGCCAATCAGGAACGTTTTGCTAATGGAAAGCTGGTGACTGTGCAGTTTCATCCATCTGCTCAAGTAGTGATGACTGCTGGGCATGATCGATCCGTGTCACTCTTTCAG gttgaTGGTATAAGGAATCCAAAAATACAGAGCATCTATTTAGAGAGTTTTCCAATCTATAAGGCTTGTTTCAGTGTTGATGGAGAACAAGTTATAGCCACTGGTACCCACcataaaatgttctttgtgtATGACATGATGAGTGGAAGTATCATTCCTATAGAGAAAGTAAGAG GTGTGGAGGAAAGATTTCTCAAAAACTTTGAAGTCTCTCCGGATGGATCATTTATGCTACTCACTGGAACTTCAGGTTACCTCCACTTGTTGTCAATGAAG ACAAAGGAACTGATTAGCACTATGAAGGTAAACGGAAGATGCACTGCGTCTGCCTTCACTCCAGACAGCAGTAAAATATATAGCTATTCAA AGGAAGGTGAAGTTTTCATCTGGgatgtgagaagcagaaagtgTCTACACAAATTTGAAGATGAGGGTTCTTTGGAAGGAAAGTGCATTGCTGTTTCAAAAAATAACCAGTATGTGGCATGTGG ttCAGCTTCCGGAGTTGTAAATTTATATACTACTGATGTCTGTCTCAAAGAGAACCGTCCTAAACCAGTTAAAGCCATAATGAACCTTGTTACATCTGCTACATGCGTGACCTTCAATCCCACCACGGAAATTTTGGCGGTGGCTTCTCGTGAAGCTGATGAGGCTGTCAAACTG GTACACATTCCTTCATATACTGTATTCTCAAACTTCCCGGTGTTCAGAAGAAAGCAGATTTATCTTGCTCAATCTATGGACTTTTCTCCCAGAAGTGGTTTTTTCTCTGTAGCAAATAACAAAGGCAAAGCTTTGTTATTTAG GCTGAAAcattattcagatttttaa